Sequence from the Catenuloplanes indicus genome:
CACCCGTACGGTGTTCCGGCTCGCCACCGGCCGCGACCTCGCGGACACCCAGACCGGCCTGCGCGGCTACCCGGCCCGGCACCTGCCGCGGCTGGGCACGGTCCCGGGCGCGCGATTCGAGTACGAGCAGCGCCTGCTGCTGCGCGCGGTCCGCGACCGGTGGACGATCGCGGAGGTCCCGATCGCCACCGTCTACCTGGCCGGCAACGCGTCCTCGCACTTCCGGCCGCTGCGCGACTCCGCCCGGGTGTACGGGCCGCTGCTCGCCTACGGCACGTCGTCGCTGCTGGCGTTCGCGGTCGACACCGCGCTGTTCCTGGCCCTGGCCGCGGTCACCGGCGGGGTCGCCGGACCGGCCGTGCTCGCCCGCCTGGTCAGCGCCACGCTCAACTTCACGGTCAACCGGCGGTACGTCTTCGGCCGCGCCGCGCCACTGACCCGGGCCGCCCGGGACTACGCGCTGCTCGCCGCCGTGATCCTGGCCGCGAACGTGGTGCTGCTGACCGTGTTCACCGCGGCGACCGGATCCGCGCCGGCCGCCAAGCTCCTCGCCGAGGGCGTGCTGCTGGCCGCGAGCTTCCTGGTGCAGCGGCACGTGGTCTTCGCCGATCGCCGCCCGCCGGCCCCGGTCCCGGCGCCCGGCGTCACACCAGCCCGCCCGATGGCCGGAGCGGGCCAACCGCACTGAACCACTGCCCGGCGGGGAGCGTGGCCGGTGCCGCACCCGGCTCGTCCCACCGTGACGGTGCGTGACGTTGTGGCGGCCGCTCGGCGACCTGCTCGCCCACGAGCGGCGCGCCGGCCGGGTCGTGCTGTCCGGCGGCATCGCATGACGCGGCCGCGGCCGGCGCGCTCGCCGCCTGCCGCGACGCCGGCGTGCCGGTCCCGGCGCGGCTGTCCGTCACCGGCTTCGACGACGTCGCGCTCGCCGCACCGGCGACGACGTCTTCCTCGCTCGTCACAATTTCTGCGCGAACACGCGGATGTCGTCCGCGAGAAGATCCGGTTGCTCCCGGGCCGCGAAGTGGCCTCCCCGGGGCATCCGGTTGTAGTGGACGACGTGATAGTTGCGGGCGGGCCAGCTGCGCGGCGGTTGGACCAGGTCGGCCGGGAACACCGCGACTCCGGTCGGCACCGTCACCCGGACCGGTCCGGGTGGGTAGACCCGGTGCTCCCAGTAGGGACGGAAGGACGCGGCGATCGCACCGGTGAACCAGTAGAGGCTCACCTGAGTGAGGATGAGGTCGTCGTCGAGGCCGGCCGCGCCATCGGCGTGATCGGTCCAGGCGTGGTACTTCTCCAGCAGCCAGCCGAGCAGCCCGACCGGCGAGTCGTTGAGCGCGTAGGCGGCGCTGAGCGGGCGGGTGCGCTGCAGGTGTTCGTAGCCGCCTTCCTCGGCCCACCAGCGTTCGCCCTGGCCGAGGTAGGCCCGTTCGCCGTCGGTGAGGTCGGCGGCGTCCTCGGGGTCGGCGACGGCGAGCAGGTGGATGCCGGCGACCGACTCCGGGTGTGCCTGAGCCAGGCGGGTGCTGATGCCGGCGCCGAGGTCGCCGCCGTGTGCCAGGTAGCGCGGGAATCCGAGCTGCGTCATCAGCCGGTGCCACAGTTCGTGCGTCGGAACGCCGGGCATCCGGCTCTGTTCGGGCGTGAACGGGAATCCGGGCAGCGCCGGCACGATCGCGGTGAACGACGGCGCGCCGGCGCGGCCGTACCGGGAGGGGGAGGAGAGGCGGCGGGCGAGTTCGACCTCCTCGAGGACCGTGCTCGGCCAGCCGTGTGTGAGCACGATCGGCACGGCATCCGCGGTCTCGCCGTCGAACCGCAGGTAGTGCACGGCGGTCCCGTCCAGGTCCGCGTGATGCGACGGGAGCGCGTTGATCGCCGCCTGCTGCGCGTACCAGTCGAAACCGTCGGCCCAGTACGCGGACAGCCGGCGCAACCGGCCCGGCTCGGTACCGGCCTCCCAGCCGTCCACCGGCCAGGGGCGCGGCCACCGGGCCGCCCGGATCCGGTGTCGTAGGTCCTCCAGCTCCGACACCGGAACCTCGATCAGCGGGACCTGCGACATGGACGTTCCCCTCCACAACGAGACAAGATCCTCAACCTCGCCCGAAAATTCTGACGGCACGCTACCCCGGCGGCAACGCCCGCAAACGACGGCGGACGGCGCCCCCGGACGCCCCCGGATCCGCCGCCTGACCCGGGACCGCGGCGACATCGCGGCCGGTTGGTGTGCCGCACCGCCCGCATCCCCGCGCCGGGCTGATGTGGCGTGACGAGCCGCTTCGCCACACGGTCGCGTTGCCGCCCGAGGCCGGCGCGCCGGCTCGCGTCGCCGCGCCGGCTCGCGTCGCCGCGCCGGCTCGCGTCGCCGCGCCGGCTCGCGTCGCCGTGCCGGCTCGCGTCGCCGTGCCGGCTCGCGTTGCCGTGCCGTGCTGCGTCACGGTGCCGTGCTGGGTTGCGTTGCCGCGCCGGGTCGCGTTGCCGCGCCCGCTCGCGTTGTCGTGCTTGGTCGCGTTGTCGTGCCGGGCTGATTGCCGTGCTGCCGTGCCGCGCCGGGCTGGTTGCCGCGCCGGGCTGGTTGCCGCGCCGGCTCGCGTTGTCGTGCTGGGTCGCGGTGCCGCGCCGGATCGCATTGCCGCGTCGGCCGGTCGCGTCCGTGGTGTGCTGCCACGCCAGCCGCCCGACGATCCCGGAGTGCCGCGGGTGGGCGGTGTGACCGGTGGCGTCCGGCGGATCTCTCGCGGAGTGGTGCGGCCGTGTTCGATGCCGTTTTGCGGCCGTGGTGGCGGTGGCGCGGGCGGTGGCCGGCATGACAGGCTCGGGCGGGAGACGCAATCGGTGATCTGGGCGTGACGGAGCTTGGCGCACCAGTACGTGCGAGCACACTGCGGAACACGTTTCCAGCCGACGCGGACCGGAGGGCACCCCGGCCCGCGTCCGGCGGGCGAAGGAGGCACCCCGATGCTAGCGGCGTCCGTCGGAGAAGTGCGTCGCGGGCAAGCGCTTTCTCGCTGTTCGGGGCGCCTGGCGTACCCGTTGAATGGTTTAAAGGAACGCATCGATCGCCAGCGGCCCTAGCGCGGCAGCGCCGCGCTGAAACGATCCATTGTCATCGGCCCGAAACACTTGACGCGCGTCACAGCATCGATGCAGACTGCGGAAAGCGCTTTCCCCCCTTCGATGCTTTCGACCCGAAACATCCCCCTTGCCGGAGGCACCCCGGTTCGCGGAGGATCGCGCGCCACGAGTGACTGCTCATGTGAAGGAGGGTCGTGTGAGTGCTCTCGGCGAGCTCCAACGGCTCGGCACCTCCAAGGGCGGCCCGCCTCCGCGAAAGCGGGACAACAAGGCCGCCTTCCTGTTCCTGCTGCCGTGGTTCGCGGGTCTCCTGCTGATCACGGCCGGGCCGATCGTGGCCTCGCTGGGGCTCAGCTTCACCGACTACAACCTGATCCAGCCGCCGGAGTTCAACGGCGTCGAGAACATCAGCCGCATGTTCGGCGACGAGCGTCTGCACCGGTCGCTCGGCGTCACGTTCATCTACGTGTTCGTCTCGGTGCCGCTCCAGCTGCTGGCCGCGCTCGGGCTGGCGATCCTGCTCGATCGCGGGCTGCGCGGCCTGCCGTTCTACCGTTCCGCGTTCTACCTGCCGTCGCTGCTCGGCTCCAGCGTCGCGATCGCGGTGCTGTGGAAGCAGATCTTCGGTGCGGAGGGACTGCTCAACCAGGTGCTCGGCGTCTTCGGCATCACCGGCCGGGGGTGGATCTCCGACCCGGACACCGCGCTGTCGACGCTGATCGTCCTGAACGTCTGGACGTTCGGCGCGCCGATGGTGATCTTCCTGGCCGGGCTGCGGCAGATCCCGGTGATGTATTACGAGGCCGCGTCCGTGGACGGCGCGAGCAGGTGGACGCAGTTCAAGAAGATCACCGTGCCGCTGCTGTCGCCGATCATCTTCTTCAACCTGGTGCTGCAGATCATCCACGCGTTCCAGTCGTTCACCCAGGCGTTCGTCGTCTCGGGCGGCACCGGCGGACCGTCGGACTCGACGCTGTTCTACACGCTCTTCCTCTACGAGCGCGGCTTCGCCAGATTCGACATGGGGTACGCCTCGGCGCTCGCCTGGCTGCTCCTGATCATCATCGCCGGGTTCACCGCGATCAACTTCTGGGCCGCCAAGCGATGGGTGTTCTACGATGACTGACCTCAAGGAGCGCCCGGTCCCGGTCGCCACGCACGACGACCCGCCGCCGCCGAGGTTCGTGCTGCCGGGCTGGGTCAAGTCCACGCTCAAGCACGCCGCGCTGATCGCGTTCGCGATCGTGATGCTCTATCCGGTCATCTGGATGGTGGTCAGCTCGCTGCGGCCGAACAACGAGATCTTCCGCTCGCCGGGCCTGGTGCTGGACAGCTTCGAGGTCTCCAACTACAGCGACGGGTGGAACGCGCTCGCCTCGCCGTTCGGCCACTACATGCTGAACTCGGCGCTCGTGGTGCTCGGCTGCATCATCGGCAACCTGGTCTCCTGCTCGATGGCGGCGTACGCGTTCGCCCGGCTGGAGTTCACCGGGAAGACGTGGTGGTTCGCCATCATGCTGATGACGATCATGCTGCCGATCCACGTGCTGATCGTCCCGCAGTACATCATCTTCTCGAACCTCGGCTGGGTGAACACGTTCCTGCCGCTGATCGTGCCGAAGCTGCTGGCCACGGACGCGTTCTTCGTGTTCCTGATGGTCCAGTTCATCCGCGGCCTGCCGCGCGAGCTGGACGAGGCCGCCCGCATCGACGGCGCCGGCCACCCGCGCATCTTCCTCCGGGTGATCCTGCCGCTGATGCTGCCGGCGCTGGCCACCACCACGATCTTCACGTTCATCTGGACCTGGAACGACTTCTTCTCGCAGCTGATCTACCTGACCGACCCGGAGATGTACACGGTGCCGGTCGCGCTGCGCTCGTTCGTGGACGCCACGGTCGCCACGTCGTGGGGCTCCATGTTCGCGATGAGCGTGGTCTCCCTCCTGCCGGTGTTCCTCGCCTTCCTGATCGGCCAGCGATACCTGATCAAGGGCATCGCCACCACCGGTATCAAGTGATCCCTCGGAACGACACACATCGAAAGGGCACATTCGATGACAAACGGCATGTCCCGGCGTACGATTCTGTCCCTCGCGGGCGCGGTCGGCGCGTCGACCGCGCTCGCGGCCTGCGGTGGCGGTGGCGGTGACGCGGGCGGGGAACTCTCCACCGAACCGGTCACGCTGCGCTTCACCTGGTGGGGCTCGGACGCGCGGCACAAGCGCACCCAGCAGGCGATCGACCTGTTCACGGCCAAGTACCCGAACATCACCGTCAAGGGCGAGTTCAAGGACTGGAACGGCTACTGGGACAGCCTGGCCACCACGGTCGCTGCGAACGACGCGCCGGACATCATCCAGATGGACGAGCTCTACCTCGCGTCGTACGCCGAGCGCGGCGCGCTGCTCGACCTGGGCACCGCGTCGAACCACCTGAGGACCGCGGACATCGAGCCGGCCGCGCTGGACACCGGCAAGGTCGACGGTAAGCAGTACGCGATCCCGACCGGCCTCACCGCGTACTCGTTCATCGTCAACGACGACCTGCTCAAGCAGTACGACGTGATGCTGCCGGACACCGCGACCTGGTCCTGGGAGGACCTGCGCACGGTCGGCGACCAGGTCTCCAAGGCCAGTGGCGGCAAGGTCGACGGCGTCCAGCTCTGGGGCTTCGACACCGGTTCGGTCAACGTCTGGCTCCGCCAGCAGGGCGCGTCGTTGTACGACGAGTCCGGCAGGGTCTCCGCGCCACCGGCCGTGCTCGCCCAGTACTGGCAGTACCTGCTGGACCTGTCGAAGGCCGGCATAGGCCCGGCCGCGTCGGTCACCATCGAGCGGGCCGGTGCCGCGCTGGACCAGTCCGGCATGGCCACGAACGCGACCGCGATCGGCACGTCGTGGAACACCCAGCTGACGTCGTTCGCGGCGGCCAGCGGCCAGAACCTGCGGCTGGTGCAGATCCCGGGCGAGTCCCAGGTGGGTACGCCGGGCGCCTACTACAAGCCGTCCATGTACTGGGCGATCTCCGCCCGGTCGAAACAGCCGGCCGAGGCCGCCGCGTTCGTCGACTTCCTGCTCAACACGCAGGAGGCCGCGGACGTGCTGCTCACCGACCGGGGCGTGCCGGGCAACACGACGATCCGGGCCGCGCTCGCGCCGAAGCTCACCGCCACCGACAAGGCCGCCGCGGACTACCTGGACACGGTCAAGGTCGGCCCGGCACCGCGCGTCACGCCGAACGGCGCCAGCGGCATCGAGGCGATCCTGAAGCGGCACACCGAGGAGGTCCTGTTCGAGCGCAAGACGCCGCAGGCCGCCGCGGAGTCGTTCATCAAGGAACTGCAGACCGAGATCGACGCCGCCTGACCACCAGCGCAGCGGGCCGGTGCCGGACGGCACCGGCCCGGGTACCGAGGAGCGTGGCATGACCAAGACCCCCTACCGCGCGGCGATCATCGGCACCGGTGGCATCGCCGCCGCCCACGCGCAGGCGCTGCGCGCCCACCCGGGCCGGGTGGAACTCGCCGCGGTCGTCGACGTCGACGCGGACCGGGCCCGCACGTTCGCGACCGCGTGGGACGTGCCCGCGGCCGCGCCGGCCCTGACCGCACTGCTCGACTCCGGCGGCATCGACCTGGTCCACCTGTGCACGCCGCCGTCCACGCACGCGCCGCTCGCGATCGAGGCGCTGCGCGCCGGCGCGCACGTGCTGGTGGAGAAGCCACCGACACTCTCGCTGTCCGAACTGGACGACGTCGCGACCGTGTCGAAGGAGACCGGCCGGCACGTCGCCACCGTGTTCCAGCACCGGTTCGGCACCGGCGCGGTCCGGCTGCGCGCGCTCGTGGCGGACGGCTACCTGGGCGAATCGCTGCTGGCCACCTGCGACACGCTCTGGTACCGCGACGACGCGTACTTCGCGGCGCCCTGGCGCGGGAAGTGGGAGACCGAGGGCGGCGGCCCGACCATGGGCCACGGCATCCACCAGTTCGACCTGCTGCTGTCCGTGCTCGGGCCGTGGGAGCGGGTCACCGCGGTGGCCGGCCGGCGGGCCCGGCACCAGGTGCATACCGAGGACGTGTCGATGGCGCTGGTCACGTTCGCGGACGGCACGCTCGCGTCCGTGGTCAACTCGGTGGTCTCGCCGCGCCAGACGTCCGCGCTGCGTTTCGACTTCGCGCGTGCCACGGTCGAGCTGACCCACCTGTACGGCTACACCGACGACCACTGGACCGTCACGCCCGCGCCCGGCGCCGGTGACGTCAAGCGGCGCTGGTACGCGGACTGGGACGACGTCGAGTCCGGCCACGCCGGGCAGCTGGCGGCCGTGCTGGACGCGCTGGACGCCGGCACCGAGCCACCGGTCACGCTCGCGGACACCCGCCGGACCATGGAGTTCGTCGCGGCGCTGTACAGGTCCGCGTTCACCGGCGCACCGGTGCGGGCCGGCGAGATCGGCCCGGACGACCCGTTCGCGGCCCGGATGAACGGCACCGACACACCCTGGGAAGGAACCCGTACGGCATGAGTCTCCAGGTCGATCACACGCTCGGCAGGGAGGTCACGGTCACGGCCGGGGACGTCCCGATCGTCACCTACGTCTACGTGCCGGACACGGTGCAGCTGGAGTCGCCGAAGCCGTACCTGCACCCGATCCGCACGCTCGCCGGTGATCTGGTCTCGCTGTTCCGGCCGCACGACCACGTCTGGCACAAGGGCATCGCCTGGTCGCTGCCGCACCTGGGCGAGCACAACTTCTGGGGCGGCCCGACCTACGTGCACGGCCGGTTCTACGTGCAGCAGGAGAACAACGGCACGGCCGCGCACCGGGAGATGACGCGGCTGACCGTGGACGGCGACACGGCCGCGCTCACCCACACGCTGGACTGGACGTCCCAGCAGGGCGTGCCGGTGGTCGACGAGACCCGTTCGCTGACCGTCTCGCTGCTGGACGCCGTGAGCTGGGCGCTGACGTTCGAGACCGCGATGACCAACGTCTCCGGCACGACGCTCCACATCGGATCGCCGACCACCAAGGGCCGGGAGAACGCCGGGTACGGCGGGCTGTTCTGGCGCGGGCCGCGCAGCTTCACCAACGGCACCGCGCAGTCACCGGACGGCGTCGGCGCGGACGACCTGCGCGGCACCCGCGCGGCATGGTTCGCCTACCGCGGCAAGCACGACGAGACCGGCCGCGCGTCCACCGTCGTGATGGTCGACGACACCCGCAACCCGCAGCACCCGCCGCAGTGGTTCACCCGCAGCGAGGACTTCGCCTGCCTCTGCCCGGCGCCGTTCTTCAGCGAGGAACTGCCGTTCGAGGCGGGCGGCACACTGACGTTCCGCTACGCGGTGGTCATCGCCTCCGGCGACCACGGCGACGAGGGTACGCACGAGCTGGCCGCGCAGGGCCGGAACGTGCTGGCGTCATGACGTTCCCCGGCGGCACCTCGGTCAGTCACCTCACCGTCTACACCGGACGGTGCCTGGACGGGCTGGCCGGCGGCACACCGCACCTGCACACCGCGTCCACCGAGGCGTACGTGGTCACCGGCGGCACCGGCGCGCTGCAGACGCTGGACGCGTCCGGCTTCCGGGAGACGCCGCTGGCCGCGGGCTCGCTGCTCTGGTTCACGCCCGGCGTCATCCACCGCGCGGTCAACCACGGCGACCTGCGGGTGGTGGTCGTCATGTCGAACGCCGGCCTGCCCGAGGCCGGCGACGCGGTGATGACGTTCCCGCCGGAGGTACTGCGGACCGCCGAGTCCTACCAGGCTGCGGCCGTGCTGCCGCGCGAGGACGAGGAGGCGGTCGCTCGCCGCCGGGACCTCGCGGTCGCGGAG
This genomic interval carries:
- a CDS encoding bifunctional glycosyltransferase family 2/GtrA family protein, giving the protein MDAVILIPAYQPDGRLTDLLVRLAGHDVVVVDDGSGPRYADVFARARALGAEVVTHDRNRGKGAALKTGFAHVRAYRAGRDVVCADSDGQHRPGDIEAVAARLAAGDADLVLGARRFTGPVPARSRFGNGCTRTVFRLATGRDLADTQTGLRGYPARHLPRLGTVPGARFEYEQRLLLRAVRDRWTIAEVPIATVYLAGNASSHFRPLRDSARVYGPLLAYGTSSLLAFAVDTALFLALAAVTGGVAGPAVLARLVSATLNFTVNRRYVFGRAAPLTRAARDYALLAAVILAANVVLLTVFTAATGSAPAAKLLAEGVLLAASFLVQRHVVFADRRPPAPVPAPGVTPARPMAGAGQPH
- a CDS encoding PmoA family protein, which produces MSLQVDHTLGREVTVTAGDVPIVTYVYVPDTVQLESPKPYLHPIRTLAGDLVSLFRPHDHVWHKGIAWSLPHLGEHNFWGGPTYVHGRFYVQQENNGTAAHREMTRLTVDGDTAALTHTLDWTSQQGVPVVDETRSLTVSLLDAVSWALTFETAMTNVSGTTLHIGSPTTKGRENAGYGGLFWRGPRSFTNGTAQSPDGVGADDLRGTRAAWFAYRGKHDETGRASTVVMVDDTRNPQHPPQWFTRSEDFACLCPAPFFSEELPFEAGGTLTFRYAVVIASGDHGDEGTHELAAQGRNVLAS
- a CDS encoding epoxide hydrolase family protein encodes the protein MSQVPLIEVPVSELEDLRHRIRAARWPRPWPVDGWEAGTEPGRLRRLSAYWADGFDWYAQQAAINALPSHHADLDGTAVHYLRFDGETADAVPIVLTHGWPSTVLEEVELARRLSSPSRYGRAGAPSFTAIVPALPGFPFTPEQSRMPGVPTHELWHRLMTQLGFPRYLAHGGDLGAGISTRLAQAHPESVAGIHLLAVADPEDAADLTDGERAYLGQGERWWAEEGGYEHLQRTRPLSAAYALNDSPVGLLGWLLEKYHAWTDHADGAAGLDDDLILTQVSLYWFTGAIAASFRPYWEHRVYPPGPVRVTVPTGVAVFPADLVQPPRSWPARNYHVVHYNRMPRGGHFAAREQPDLLADDIRVFAQKL
- a CDS encoding carbohydrate ABC transporter permease, translated to MTDLKERPVPVATHDDPPPPRFVLPGWVKSTLKHAALIAFAIVMLYPVIWMVVSSLRPNNEIFRSPGLVLDSFEVSNYSDGWNALASPFGHYMLNSALVVLGCIIGNLVSCSMAAYAFARLEFTGKTWWFAIMLMTIMLPIHVLIVPQYIIFSNLGWVNTFLPLIVPKLLATDAFFVFLMVQFIRGLPRELDEAARIDGAGHPRIFLRVILPLMLPALATTTIFTFIWTWNDFFSQLIYLTDPEMYTVPVALRSFVDATVATSWGSMFAMSVVSLLPVFLAFLIGQRYLIKGIATTGIK
- a CDS encoding ABC transporter substrate-binding protein, producing the protein MSRRTILSLAGAVGASTALAACGGGGGDAGGELSTEPVTLRFTWWGSDARHKRTQQAIDLFTAKYPNITVKGEFKDWNGYWDSLATTVAANDAPDIIQMDELYLASYAERGALLDLGTASNHLRTADIEPAALDTGKVDGKQYAIPTGLTAYSFIVNDDLLKQYDVMLPDTATWSWEDLRTVGDQVSKASGGKVDGVQLWGFDTGSVNVWLRQQGASLYDESGRVSAPPAVLAQYWQYLLDLSKAGIGPAASVTIERAGAALDQSGMATNATAIGTSWNTQLTSFAAASGQNLRLVQIPGESQVGTPGAYYKPSMYWAISARSKQPAEAAAFVDFLLNTQEAADVLLTDRGVPGNTTIRAALAPKLTATDKAAADYLDTVKVGPAPRVTPNGASGIEAILKRHTEEVLFERKTPQAAAESFIKELQTEIDAA
- a CDS encoding carbohydrate ABC transporter permease, with the translated sequence MSALGELQRLGTSKGGPPPRKRDNKAAFLFLLPWFAGLLLITAGPIVASLGLSFTDYNLIQPPEFNGVENISRMFGDERLHRSLGVTFIYVFVSVPLQLLAALGLAILLDRGLRGLPFYRSAFYLPSLLGSSVAIAVLWKQIFGAEGLLNQVLGVFGITGRGWISDPDTALSTLIVLNVWTFGAPMVIFLAGLRQIPVMYYEAASVDGASRWTQFKKITVPLLSPIIFFNLVLQIIHAFQSFTQAFVVSGGTGGPSDSTLFYTLFLYERGFARFDMGYASALAWLLLIIIAGFTAINFWAAKRWVFYDD
- a CDS encoding Gfo/Idh/MocA family protein; translation: MTKTPYRAAIIGTGGIAAAHAQALRAHPGRVELAAVVDVDADRARTFATAWDVPAAAPALTALLDSGGIDLVHLCTPPSTHAPLAIEALRAGAHVLVEKPPTLSLSELDDVATVSKETGRHVATVFQHRFGTGAVRLRALVADGYLGESLLATCDTLWYRDDAYFAAPWRGKWETEGGGPTMGHGIHQFDLLLSVLGPWERVTAVAGRRARHQVHTEDVSMALVTFADGTLASVVNSVVSPRQTSALRFDFARATVELTHLYGYTDDHWTVTPAPGAGDVKRRWYADWDDVESGHAGQLAAVLDALDAGTEPPVTLADTRRTMEFVAALYRSAFTGAPVRAGEIGPDDPFAARMNGTDTPWEGTRTA
- a CDS encoding cupin domain-containing protein is translated as MTFPGGTSVSHLTVYTGRCLDGLAGGTPHLHTASTEAYVVTGGTGALQTLDASGFRETPLAAGSLLWFTPGVIHRAVNHGDLRVVVVMSNAGLPEAGDAVMTFPPEVLRTAESYQAAAVLPREDEEAVARRRDLAVAEFLRLRAAVESDDFAPLHAFYEAAARLVRANVPRWREIWRETVAAQAARTAGMLKNLDAGDAVHLRAGAVSGAPRSETEGWGMCGRLGTHDVRHPQRPGGSQ